ACCAAAGCGACATCGCCGAATTTCAACAGCGCTGTCGAGAACTGGACATCCCGACCACGCTGACAGAGTTGCACGCGCTCACACCGGTCGAAACGGGAACTGAAGCCGCCCTCACCGACACTCAGCAAGAGGCGCTGGTACTCGCCTACGAGCATGGCTACTTTGAGTCCCCGCGTGAGGTCACGCTGGAGGTGCTCGGTGAGGAGCTTGGCATCTCACAGCAAGCCGTTGGATCCCGTATCCGAGGTGGAATCAAGCACATCCTCGGAAGCACGCTCTCCGCTGTCGAATACCGATTTTGATCGGCTACGTAAAAGCGGTTTGTGTGTGAAAAAGCCAGTGTGATTAGCGTCAGTCGTCTGCACTACATATAATGAGTGAGGCTTCCTCCACCTTCGACTCGGTCCTCGACCTCTGTCAACACCATCATCGTCGGATCGTGCTTGGGATACTCGCAGCAGAACAGCGGTCGCTAACGCTGAATGACCTTACGCAAACCGTCCTCAAGTACAACCATCACACGTCAATTACAGAGGTCTCTGAGGACGAACTAACCGATATTCGCCTCTCACTCTATCATGTCCACCTCCCAAAGCTGGCCTCGGAAGGGATTATCACCTATGATTCAGACCGACAGCTCGTGGAACCGACCGAACAGTTCGAGCAGATACAGCCGACCGTGTCTACGATCGTTGATGCTGACCCCACACTTGAAGCGCCGATCGAACTCTAATGTCGATCAACCGCTCTCCATTCTCGTCTGGTGCCAGACCATTCCAGTGAGGGAATGAGGGCGACGAACAATACGCATCTCATGTAACAGCTGTTTCAGACAACATCACATCTGAAGAATAGGATTTCGATAGAGCCAGACAGTCCTTTTCTGCCGAAATAGGCCGACAAAGACCCAAAGCGTCAGCGTGGGGGTGCCAACCAGTGGGACCGGCATCTTGGGTGCCGACGTGAGCAATACAGGTTAATTCACCTCATTGTGATGCACTGCTGGGGTGCCAACTGTACCACGTACGACTAGGGTGGCGGTGTGATGAGACGGAGGGTGACCAATGTAAACAGCACGAGAGCACCAGTGAGGTGCCAGTATCGACGCCCCATCTGGGTGCCATCGTGACCGCACTGGTTGGGTGCCGTTTTGTGCGAAACACCGTGGTTCCAGTAACAGCAGATCACTGGGACTCGAGTTCAGGATTGAAATAGACAGCAGTAGGGGACTGTCACTTGCGAGCTTCAGTTCAGTAGGACCATTCACGAGCGACACGATGCTGTGTCGGCCGACACGCAACAGAGGGACTGTCAGTTCTGACGACCTGCATGTCCTCGACTCCGGCGGCTTCCAGCCGAGTAGACTGTCAGCCCTGGTGATCAGCGTATCACTGAACTCGAGAAACAACAAGTGACCGTCCATCTTGCGTGTTCCAGAGGGTGTCAGAGAACGATCCGCATAACGTTCTTTTCACCTAACCTGGAGCGAACTATCCGTTCACTACACTTGCGAATCGAACGCTCGAAATCCTATCAGCGGTCAATCACACGTTGTCAGTGAGGCCGGTCATCGGAGACGACCCTGCGGCGATCGCGCCGGCAGCCAAAATTGCAGCCGACAGGGCAACGAAGTCTCCGCTCGGCGAGTACCCAGCTAACCCCGCCCCTACCTGCACGATGAAGACTGTTACAAAGAAACTGAGGATAGCGAAAGCCAACATCACGATCGCAGCAATGATACTACTTGCTAACGCACCGAATGAATCCAAAACGCCCATGTCTATGACACCTCTCTCGGAATTAACTTCCTCGGATGGATAAGCGTTGGCATCCTTGCTTATCAGATTTCACAGCGATTGCTACTCCGTACGTTAACATCTCCATCTTTACTTACTATTTGTCGGGTAGTCACAGAAAGGGTCTGGGAACGTTTCTATGACAGCCTGTGTTTCAGCGGATCACTGAACTCGAGTTCATGCTTGCACTCTACAGCAATAGGGACTGTCAATTACGAGTTTCAGTTCAGTGGAGCCCTCCACGAGCGACACGGCGCTACGTCGACCAACACGCGACAGGGGACTGTCAGACCTAGCGACCAGCGAATCGCCGAACTCGAGCATCAACAAGGGACTGTCACCACGTGCAGACCTCAACGGACACCAGAGACGCCCAAACGTCTGAAAACAGTAGCTCTGTTGAAACCCTCAACTGGTGACAGGCTTGACACCCTTAGCGATAAGTGCAGGTCAAGTAGGTAACGGAGCCGCAATTGATATCACAAGCACCCGTCAAAAACACTGTGCTGAATACAGAGGGTGCATTCAGCACAGTCGATGTGTTTGATCGTGTACAGGCTGACGAAAGCACTGACAAATACGAATCAGAGTCCCGATCTACCGATTTCGCCGTAAATCATCGTCTGGAGGGCCAGTTTCCCGTGGATGGTTCTCTTTCTCTGACGGACTGGTGCGATAACGGTAGTTTCTACGAGCGGGGACTCATTCCCGAGCGACCAGAACCGAGGTAGTCACCGACTCGAGAACGTCCTCCGTCGTGCTCCCGAAGAGTTGTTCTGTGAGGGTCGAATCCTTGCTTTCTCCGATTACAATAAGGTCGATCCCAGTATCAGCGCTATACTGGGGTATTGCGTCTTCTGGAAATCCTTCGAGAACGGCTCGTTCGGACGTAACTCCGGCCTCATCGGCCATTTGCTCGGCCTGAACGAGCGCCTCTTCCGCCTCCTCATCAAGTGTTTCGGTGAGGTCATCCGCGATGTCGCCAACGGCGGATGCGGACATCTCCGTCCCAACATCTACGACGTGCAGGAGATGCACCTTGGCACCCATACTCGACGCGATTTCCATCCCGTGGTCCAGCGCTGTTACGCTCGCATCAGATCCATCCGTCGGGATAAGGATGTCGCGGTACACGTCGAGGTCCTATTGGCTGAACGGCAAAAAGCGTGCCCCCGAGTCAGATGGACCGGACGATATCGTGATATTGGGAACTTGGCTCGTAACCCGCCGGAGCGGAACACGCTCGGGGAAGGTCTCCCCGTCCAGCGCGTCATCGAGACCATCTATCGCTTCTCCGAGACCGGGCGGTCAGACTCAACTGAACAGCCCATCCGGCAGCAATGTTAGTTTGCCACCCGTGCTTTTTTGCCTCGACGTCGTATCGATGGACCTATACTGAATGCAAGCACCCGAAATACTCCTTCGTCTCATCGCGGGTGCCGTGTTGATTCTCGCCAACGGGTTTTTCGTCACCATCGAGTTCGCGCTGACCCGCGCCCGACAGTATTCCAAAGCGGAGTTCATGGAACCGGGTCTCGAACGCGCGTGGGAGATGACCGAGGACCTCGAAATCTATCTCACCGGGTGTCAGGTCGGCATTACCGCCTGTAGCATCGCACTGGGTATCGTCGCCGAACCCGCGCTCGCAGCGCTGTTCGAGCCGTTGTTCGGAGGGACGGTTCTCGCGTCGATCGGCGCGGGCGTGCTCTTGGCGTACATCATCGTGAGCTTGGTACACAAGGTCTATGGCGAACAGGCCCCCACCTACCTCGGCGTCGAGCGCTCGAAACAGGTCTGCCGCTACGGCGCGACGCCGCTGTATTGGTTCACGTGGGTCATTCGACCGATTCTCCTCATCGGTGACTGGGTGGCGAAAGGGACGCTTTCGCTGTTCGGCGTCGAAATGACCGGTGCGTGGCTCGAATCCGACGGCGAGGACATCGAGGGGCGTGCGGACCTCCACCGACAGCTCGAGTCGATACTCGACGACAATGAGATTCCCGAAGAGCGTCGTCAGGAAGTAATGAACGCGTTGGTGGTCGAGGAAATCCCCATCCGTGACATCATGGTGCCGCGCGAGGAAATCGCCACACTCTCGACCAACAATACCCCCGAGGAAAACCTCGCGGTCGTCGAGGAGCATCCACATCTCCGCTATCCGCTGGTCGGCGAGGACATCGACGATTTCCGAGGGGTTGTTTACCTCGCGACGGTCACAAACCAATTCGAGGCGTTCAAAAACGGCGACATCGACATCGAGGAGCTCGCCGAGTCACCGATGACGCTCCCGGCCGACGAGGTAATCAGCGACGCCATCGACCGCTTCCAGACGGAAAATCAGGAACTCGCGTTCGTCACTGAGGAGGGACGGGTCGTCGGCCTGTTAACCGCGACGGACGCCTTCGAGGAAGTGATGGGCGAACTCGAAGACCCCATTGACGTCTACCAGCGCGAACAACACGGGGACGACGCATCGGGACTAGACTCTCAAAGCGACCCGGCTTGAGACACCTCGTGAGGACGGTAGCCGTCGTAGCGCGAAGAATCGGTTTGCAGACAAGCCGTTTATCTGTGTTGCGATTCGTATAATTCGCTATGCCGATGCCCGCGCTCGAAGCCTCCATCAGGCTTATTGCCGGTCTACTACTTATTCTCGCCAACGGGTTTTTCGTCGCCATCGAATTCGCGCTGACCCGCGCCCGACAGTATTCCGAAGCGGAGTTCATGGAACCCGGTCTCGAACGCGCCTGGGAGATGACTCAGAACTTGGAGATTTACTTGACCAGTTGCCAGATCGGGATTACGTTCTCGAGCATCGCGGTCGGTATCGTCGCTGAACCCGCGCTGACGGCCATCTTCGAACCGCTGTTCGGTGGTACCGTTCTCGCATCGGTCGGCGCAGGAGCCATCCTCGCGTTTCTCATCGTCAACCTCCTCCATCTCACCCACGGCGAGCAGACCCCGACCTATCTCGGCGTCGAGCGCTCGAAACTGGTCTGTCGGTACTGTGCGACGCCGCTGTACTGGTGGACGCGGGGCATCTGGCCAGTCATCAAGTTTGGAGATGGGGCGGCGAAATGGACGCTTTCGTTGTTCGGCGTCGAGATGACCGGCGCGTGGCTCGAAACCGAGGAGGACGTCATGCAGGGGCGTGCGGGTCTCTACAAGCGCTTCGGCTCGGCCCTCGAAGCGGGAGACGTTCCCGAAGAACGCCGGCAGGAGGTGATGAACGCGCTGGCCGTTGGCGCCATCCCGGTCGAGGTGATCATGGTTCCGCGCGAGGAGATCGTCGCGCTTTCGACCGAGAACACCTCCAAGGAGAACCTCGCGCTCGTCGAGGAACACTCCCATTCTCGCTACCCAGTGGTCGGCGAGGACATGGACGACTTCCGCGGCATCGTCTATCTCCCGACGATCACGAACCATTTCGAGGACCTCATGAGCGGCGAAGTCGACATCGAAGACCTCTCCGAATCGCCGATGACGCTCCCGGCCAAGGAGGAAATCGATGACGCCATCGACCGCTTCCAGACGGAAAATCAGGAACTCGCCCTCGTTACCGAGGACGACGAGATCGTTGGTCTCCTGACCTCGACGGACGCCTTCGAGGAAGTCATGGGCGACCTCGAAGACCCGATAGACGAGCGGGCCAGACGCGCGCGCCGTGGAGCGGACCCGACCGGGACCTGAGACGACTTCGGCGATCAGTCGCTCGACGAAACGCTTGAGTACCTTTCCGGTTTCAGGGTCAGAACTGTCGAGTTCTCGAGCGAGCTTAGTCGTCAACTCCTCGAGCATTTCGCCCCACTCGGCGAACGTTGTGCGGAGGGTCTCGGGGTCGTTGAGAGCGGCCTCGGAGAGTCCATCGCTGTCCCGAGTGCGATACCTACTGTCGGCAGACCTGCGGGTCCTTGCTGGGATCGACGTCGCGATCCCGAACCCGAGAGTCGCCCGGTCGTCATGGGAGTGACCCGATGTCTTATGGGTTCGTTTGGGCGAGCCAGCTGTGCGACGCCGAGAGTGGACATCCATAGCTCATCCGGCCCATCAAGCAACCGACGCTGACGTTCGGTGCGCGCTCGAGAACCGGGAAATTCGTGCCGACGGCGGTAACGCCTTGAGCGGTACTGATCCGTTCACGCCAGACGGTCAGCGTATAGCGAAGGGGTTCTGCGAAACTACTCGATCACCACAGACTCGCCGCAAACAGGGCAGACGGACCCATTATTTGTACTTTCGATTTCGGACTGTTTGCCCGTCCAGCCACAGATTGGACACTGTATTGGATCGGATCGAGACACAGGACACAGGGGTCATTCGTCGCCGGGCCAAAAAGCGTAGTGTCTGGATCGAACACCTGTTGATACTCGACGAGTTCTGCTCACTACGTGCGGCTACTGAACGCGAGCTGGATGATCGATGAACCGTTCGAGCCAGTCTCGACTCGCCACGGCGTGACACAATCGATCGCGACCGGGAATCCGGTTCGAAGGTGCTTCGACGCGGGTACCGTTGAGATCGCGGCGGCTGTCCAGCCACCGCAGGGTACGGGCTCACTCATTGGGAGTCTCGTCGAGAATTCGATCTCCTGTCGTGTGGTACTAGCTATATTGAACGACGTGGATAGAGGGAAACGGCGCGTCGATCGATCGAGTGGGAATCAGATATTTCAAGTCCGCTGCCGATCCACGTCCGGTATGGACGAGCGAAACCGGCGCGCACTTCTCATCGGTGCCTGTGGAACCATCGCGGAACGCCGCTGACGATCCCAACTCCGGGTTCAATCACGAGTGATCACGGATTCTTCATCAACTCCTGAAACGTCGTGGTTCGACGTAGCCATTCCTTGGATCGTACGGCCAACACTATGGGTAAGCGTAGACCATCTCCATCGGGAGTTCACCAGTCGGATCTCCTGTCTCGTCATCTGGCCACTTGTCAGGAAGCGTTCGTAGGGATCCGGTTTTTGGACTGGCAGTAAGCGCTAACGCGAACGCGTCGATGACGTCGTCGTTACCAACCTTAGCATCGAGATCGGTTGCAGCATCACGGACGTCATCGACAATCGTATCGTCGATGGCTTCGAGTATCCCGATCCGTTCCCAGAAGGCGGCAGCCGGTTGACCTGTTTTCGAGTGCTTCGTGGCGGATTCGCCGTTCAGCGCCCAGAAGCAGACTTCGGGATGTGCCTCACGGATCGTTCCAACGGCGTCTGGTTCTGTTTCGCGGAGGAAGGAATCGAGTTCGGCGATCTTATCGGCGATGCCCCACGATTGAACGCCGAGACTTCCATCTGTGTGCTTCTCCTGCGTCGCCTTTGCGTCCTCGTAGCTTTCCTCGTGAACGGCAGCCCGTACTGGAACGGAGAACACGCTGGAGTGACGTTTCGGACTGAGTTTCTTTCGAGCGGCGTCGTCACACGGGCGCTTCATGTTTGAGTTCTCTCGAAGACCGATCGGTACGTCAATCAGGATCCGTTCTGCCGTATCGTGGTGAGCTGCCCAGAGCTCGTCAATATCTTTGTACAGAGAAGAGTCTTCGTAGCTGTCCTCCTCGTACTGAACAGCGATCCAGCCGGTTGAGCATCCATCGACGCCAATGTACATGGGGCTCTCCTCGTATCTCTGGCTATTGAAAGTTCAAATCGATAACTGAGAATAGTTCGACCCCAAGTGCTATTACTCAATACACGAATTATGAATTGTATGTCGAGGACTGCCGGTGATCCTGAGCGAGCCGTCAACGGCCTGCTGTCAGTCGCACAGCTGTTAGAGGAGCCGCGGCTGGCGCGACTCTACACGTTCGTTCTCCGAGAAGGGGAAGTCTCCATCGACGACATCGTTGACGAATTGGAGATGCCACGGACGACGGCGTACTCGGATGCCGGCACGCTCGTCGAACTCGGGGTACTGACCCGGAACGAAGAGCAAAAGATGCACACGCATTCGGCAGTACCGATCACACTCACCGCAAATCTCGATGGGGACGAATACACAATCACACCGACGCTCATCGAAGCGTTCGGCCGATCGACCCGAGATCCGGACCTCGATCTCCTCATCGAGCGACACGGACTCGGAAAGCTTGCAATTGCTCTCACGTACGCCATCCCGTACGCTGAAGGCGAGATGTCGGAACGGGTCGCGGCACGGGAACTCGATCTCCAGCAGGCGTTCGCAATTGCGGCGCTGCAAGCGTTGCGAGACGTCGTCCTCGATATGAAGACGGTTGACCCGTACTTCGAGGAGATCCGGAACGCCCGCGAGCAGCCGGCAACAGCAAAGGACTGCGAACGGGACCGATGAGTGAGCCGTTCGATCCGTTCCAGGAGTCAGTAGCGTGGGTGGCAGATACGGGCCTCTTCATCGCGTGTGGCCGCCAGCAAAACAACAAGTACACTGCCCTCGAGCGATTCGCCCGTCAAAACGACCTCACGTTCGTCGTTCCCCACCGGGTCTACGACGAACTCGGTGGTGCGCCGGATCGAAGTACGCCGGGACAGACACCGATCAACAGTGCTATCGATGCTGGCTGGGTTACGGTTGCTGACGGCCCAGACTATACGAGCAGTACGGTATCCCAGGTTATGGACGATGTCCGGTCGTTCATCGCTCGCTCGTCGAATCGGGACGAGGACCAGATTGAGAAGGCTGACACCTCGCTCGGTGCGGTCGCAGTCGGATTACTCCAAAGAGAGAACGACTTCGTTTGCATCGTGACGACGGACATCGATGCCGGGGAATCCGTCGTTGCTGCTCTCGAGGCAAACGGGTTTGAGGGCCGCGCACAGTTCAAAAATGGGTTCGAGTTGATTGACGAGATCACTTGACCTCGTCGAACGATTCCGGAGGTTTTCGATTACAGGTTGTCAAGGTAATCCCTCCGCTGTTCCATCCGTTCTTGTTCCGTACGGCGGTCGTAGTGCTGTTCGATGACTTTCGGACTGACATTTGCGCGATCGCTAACGACCTTGTCTGGCATGTTGCTGTTCAGGCTGTGCGTGATGCTTCCACGACGGATGGCGTGCGGACTCACACTGGATGGGCACTTCGAAGCGGCGTCACACGTATTTGCCTCGCAGTCGTCCGGGTCTCGGTCGTGCGGACACTCCTCCTCATAACTGCAATTGATATCACAGACACCTGTCAAAAACACTGTGCTGAATACAGAAGTACTCACCTCCCACTCGGTCATCCCTTCGCCATCCCCTTCCCACCTAGTACATTTGCCGGAAACCTTTTGGCAAGGTAGATCGGGGCCAAGTATTGGTCCAGGTGTGGTAGTTACCCTTCGAGCTCATCATCAGAGTGATTTTCACGTGACTGCCACCACTGCACCTTTCGAACGAAAAAGAGTGGATCGGGAGTCGTCTGGGTGGGTGTACCTGGAACACGAGAATTTCCTCGAGCTATCCAGCATATGTAACGTCGCCTGCCAGAATATCACTTGAGAATCCCCTATATAGGTAACGAGGCCTTGAGAGCCGCCGGCCGCCGTCGCGAGGAAAAGGGCAAAACCGATCGCACCGAGCTCGACAAGGACGCCGACCAGTGCGGAGTGGGGCCACAACACAGCGGCCTCGAACTCGATCGACGAGGCCGGCCCGACGGCCGTGTTGAACGCTGCGATTCCGAGGCCGAGAAGCGGGTTCGCACTCTCGAACGCCGTCCATCCTGCCGCCCAGATATCTGTCCGACCGGAAAGTGAGATGTCCGTGAGGTGCATCGTCCGATAGGTCGGGAGCATCTGGATGACGGCGCCGCCGAGGGCGACGATCGCCGCGACGGCCAAGCCGCCCGTTACGACCAACTTCCGCGGGACATCAGGCCCTCCCTGAGCGCTTCCGCGGCTCTGCCAGCGCCGGAGTCCCTCGAGCGTGACGAAGGTCGCCGACCCGATGGCAAAGGCCACGAGCGCCTAGCGGACGACGGCCGCGAGCATCGCAACGAACGCGATCGCGAGAAAGGCGACCACGAGGGTCGTTATTCTCCAGCCGCGTCAAGGACGAGCTGCCGGCAGTCCCACGGCGTCGATAACGTGGCGAGGGTCTCCCGGTCGAGCGTCGTCACCCGGATCGACTGGAACACGATCGGATCCAGCGTCCCGTAGAACTGGTCCTGCAGAGTCGCCGGCGTCAGCGTCAGCGGCACGTCGGGTTCAACGAACACCGTCACGCCATTAACAATCTCCCACCCTTCTCCACGCAGCATCATCGGCCACAGAGAATCACATGTAATCCAGCCATCCGAGTCAGAAAGCGCCCGGTCGTCTTCCTTAATGCGGAAGCTCGCGGCCGTCAGGGCCGGGAGGAGTGCAGATGATATCACGTTGTTCGGCTGACCGCGGCTACCGCTGTTCTTCACGGCCACTCGACCGGTAACTCGTCCGCGTTCTCCGCGAACAGTTCCAGCACCGGTTCGATCTGGTCGAACTTCGGGCCTCGCACAACCCTGTGCTGCTCCTGTTTCCAC
This genomic interval from Haloterrigena sp. KLK7 contains the following:
- a CDS encoding universal stress protein, which codes for MYRDILIPTDGSDASVTALDHGMEIASSMGAKVHLLHVVDVGTEMSASAVGDIADDLTETLDEEAEEALVQAEQMADEAGVTSERAVLEGFPEDAIPQYSADTGIDLIVIGESKDSTLTEQLFGSTTEDVLESVTTSVLVARE
- a CDS encoding hemolysin family protein, which gives rise to MQAPEILLRLIAGAVLILANGFFVTIEFALTRARQYSKAEFMEPGLERAWEMTEDLEIYLTGCQVGITACSIALGIVAEPALAALFEPLFGGTVLASIGAGVLLAYIIVSLVHKVYGEQAPTYLGVERSKQVCRYGATPLYWFTWVIRPILLIGDWVAKGTLSLFGVEMTGAWLESDGEDIEGRADLHRQLESILDDNEIPEERRQEVMNALVVEEIPIRDIMVPREEIATLSTNNTPEENLAVVEEHPHLRYPLVGEDIDDFRGVVYLATVTNQFEAFKNGDIDIEELAESPMTLPADEVISDAIDRFQTENQELAFVTEEGRVVGLLTATDAFEEVMGELEDPIDVYQREQHGDDASGLDSQSDPA
- a CDS encoding CNNM domain-containing protein, with protein sequence MPALEASIRLIAGLLLILANGFFVAIEFALTRARQYSEAEFMEPGLERAWEMTQNLEIYLTSCQIGITFSSIAVGIVAEPALTAIFEPLFGGTVLASVGAGAILAFLIVNLLHLTHGEQTPTYLGVERSKLVCRYCATPLYWWTRGIWPVIKFGDGAAKWTLSLFGVEMTGAWLETEEDVMQGRAGLYKRFGSALEAGDVPEERRQEVMNALAVGAIPVEVIMVPREEIVALSTENTSKENLALVEEHSHSRYPVVGEDMDDFRGIVYLPTITNHFEDLMSGEVDIEDLSESPMTLPAKEEIDDAIDRFQTENQELALVTEDDEIVGLLTSTDAFEEVMGDLEDPIDERARRARRGADPTGT
- a CDS encoding DUF429 domain-containing protein — protein: MYIGVDGCSTGWIAVQYEEDSYEDSSLYKDIDELWAAHHDTAERILIDVPIGLRENSNMKRPCDDAARKKLSPKRHSSVFSVPVRAAVHEESYEDAKATQEKHTDGSLGVQSWGIADKIAELDSFLRETEPDAVGTIREAHPEVCFWALNGESATKHSKTGQPAAAFWERIGILEAIDDTIVDDVRDAATDLDAKVGNDDVIDAFALALTASPKTGSLRTLPDKWPDDETGDPTGELPMEMVYAYP
- a CDS encoding transcriptional regulator TrmB codes for the protein MSRTAGDPERAVNGLLSVAQLLEEPRLARLYTFVLREGEVSIDDIVDELEMPRTTAYSDAGTLVELGVLTRNEEQKMHTHSAVPITLTANLDGDEYTITPTLIEAFGRSTRDPDLDLLIERHGLGKLAIALTYAIPYAEGEMSERVAARELDLQQAFAIAALQALRDVVLDMKTVDPYFEEIRNAREQPATAKDCERDR
- a CDS encoding O-antigen ligase family protein, whose product is MAFAIGSATFVTLEGLRRWQSRGSAQGGPDVPRKLVVTGGLAVAAIVALGGAVIQMLPTYRTMHLTDISLSGRTDIWAAGWTAFESANPLLGLGIAAFNTAVGPASSIEFEAAVLWPHSALVGVLVELGAIGFALFLATAAGGSQGLVTYIGDSQVIFWQATLHMLDSSRKFSCSRYTHPDDSRSTLFRSKGAVVAVT